The Halalkalibacter krulwichiae genome has a segment encoding these proteins:
- the rplB gene encoding 50S ribosomal protein L2 yields MAIKKYKPTSAGRRGMSVLDFAEITTDKPEKSLLAPLHKKGGRNNQGKLTVRHQGGGHKRQYRVIDFKRNKDGIPGRVATIEYDPNRSANIALINYVDGEKRYILAPKGLKVDMMIESGANADIKVGNALPLQNIPVGTVIHNIELKPGKGGQLVRSAGTEAQLLGKEGDYALVRLNSGETRYILATCRATIGQVGNLEHELVNIGKAGRSRWLGKRPTVRGSVMNPNDHPHGGGEGRSPIGRKSPMSPWGKPTLGYKTRKKNKASDKYIVRRRKK; encoded by the coding sequence ATGGCGATTAAGAAGTATAAACCGACCAGTGCCGGTCGTCGTGGAATGTCAGTTCTTGATTTCGCTGAAATCACAACTGATAAACCGGAAAAATCGTTACTTGCGCCTTTACACAAAAAAGGTGGACGTAACAACCAAGGTAAATTAACTGTACGTCATCAAGGTGGCGGACACAAACGTCAATACCGTGTGATTGACTTCAAACGTAACAAAGATGGTATTCCAGGCCGCGTTGCTACGATCGAATACGATCCAAACCGTTCTGCTAACATCGCATTAATCAACTATGTTGATGGTGAAAAACGTTACATCTTAGCTCCAAAAGGACTTAAAGTTGATATGATGATTGAGTCTGGTGCTAATGCGGATATCAAAGTTGGTAATGCATTACCACTTCAAAACATCCCAGTCGGTACTGTGATTCACAATATCGAACTCAAGCCTGGAAAAGGTGGACAATTAGTTCGTTCTGCTGGAACTGAAGCTCAGTTACTTGGTAAAGAAGGAGATTATGCTCTTGTTCGTTTGAACTCTGGTGAGACTCGCTATATCTTAGCTACTTGCCGTGCTACAATCGGTCAAGTTGGAAATCTTGAGCATGAACTAGTTAATATCGGTAAAGCGGGTCGTTCTCGTTGGTTAGGCAAACGCCCAACTGTTCGTGGATCTGTAATGAACCCGAATGATCACCCGCACGGTGGTGGTGAAGGCCGTTCTCCTATCGGACGTAAATCACCAATGTCACCTTGGGGTAAACCAACTCTTGGTTACAAAACTCGTAAGAAAAACAAAGCGTCTGACAAGTATATTGTACGTCGTCGTAAAAAATAA